One segment of Plasmodium vivax chromosome 14, whole genome shotgun sequence DNA contains the following:
- a CDS encoding ubiquitin-activating enzyme e1, putative (encoded by transcript PVX_123920A), with the protein MEGKREAPEGCSVLGKKENEQIDADLYSRQLGTYGFELMNKLIKLNVLIVNVKSVGLECAKNLILSGPKSVCIYDNEVCQMPDVGVNFFINEEDVAKQVTRSDAVIKHLQELNSYVHIYNYKGELNEQFFQSFDVIVCCDVSHSLLVKYSKMVRSISPVKKIAFLCCNIYGLCGYLFVDFGKGFICYDKDGENTKVCSISKISKAPEGMVSFDFDKGAPFQKGDYVKFSNVEGMTQINHKIFKIKDMHKYTFTIGDTSHFDEYLKGGECTQVKSHLRMDFQPYEFVCATPLSWEAAGEGKAAGEATTGEVPTGSCSPVPDGETIYEDVPSPQSFLISDYAKWDMSNQLHYAIQALKKHEEANGNVLPENQEEEAFEKVFQIAVQLNEADKQSKKTYAVEEVKKEVVVNVAKYCTAHLAPVASFFGGLLAQEVIKFTGKYMPIYQLLYVDFFECISLGVGETTDVKDGVASGNTAKDTAKDTKQNGKNDNIICVFGEAFQKRLNELHVFLVGSGALGCEYAKLFSLLDMCTAKEEGKLTITDNDSIEVSNLNRQFLFRRENVGKSKSLVASGIIKKKNPNMNVESLETKVGPENEHIFNESFWTKQHMVVNALDNIQARQYVDNKCVWYSKPLFESGTLGTKGNVQIILPFLTQSYNDSYDPPEDSIPLCTLKHFPYDIVHTIEYARDIFQGLFYNTPLSLQEFLSDKKGYVKKVEEEGNNASLLETLQNVLTTLKEVSKETNFTFCVKKAVDLFYANFINQINQLLYSFPLDYKLASGEFFWVGQKKPPQVIPFDLNNEFVQEFLFSTANLFAQVYNIPQCYDLKHILDVASQIEVKPFQPKRVKVKMDEKNLNNISISFLDDEKIMQDFCKELLHIECANVKVSPIEFDKDEETNMHVNFIYAFANLRAINYKIETCDKLKAKLVAGKIIPALATTTSIITGLVGIELLKYVNYYGYFQTYVKATEEERKQMKDLLSYFKNAFINSALPLFLFSEPMPPIKMRDKEYDELMKGPIRAIPNGFTSWDKIQVQIENGTIKNLIDHIGEQFGVEVNLISVGNACLYNCYLPAHNKERLNKPIHEIYAEITKQKLLDDKNYIVVEASCSDQDLVDVLIPSIKFIYK; encoded by the exons ATGGaaggcaaaagggaagcccCCGAGGGGTGCAGCGTGctggggaagaaggagaacGAGCAGATAGACGCCGATTTGTACTCTAGGCAGCTGGGAACCTACGGATTTGAACTGATGAACAAGCTAATCAAGCTGAACGTGCTGATCGTCAACGTGAAGAGTGTCGGCTTggaatgtgcaaaaaatttgattcTCTCTGGACCCAAGTCCGTGTGCATATACGATAATGAAGTGTGCCAGATGCCAGACGTCGGGGTGAATTTCTTTATAAACGAAGAAGACGTGGCGAAGCAAGTGACCCGCAGTGATGCAGTGATAAAGCACCTGCAGGAACTGAATAGCtatgtgcatatttataattacaagGGAGAGCTGAACGAGCAGTTTTTCCAATCGTTTGATGTGATTGTCTGTTGCGATGTGAGTCACTCTCTCTTAGTTAAGTATAGCAAAATGGTGAGGAGCATTTCGCCAGTTAAGAAAATCGCCTTCCTGTGCTGCAACATCTATGGGTTGTGTGGGTACCTCTTTGTAGATTTTGGCAAAGGGTTCATCTGCTACGATAAGGATGGAGAGAATACCAAGGTGTGCAGCATCAGTAAGATAAGCAAGGCCCCCGAGGGAATGGTCTCCTTCGACTTCGACAAAGGGGCCCCCTTTCAAAAAGGAGACTACGTCAAGTTTAGCAATGTAGAAGGGATGACCCAAATAAaccacaaaatttttaagataAAGGACATGCACAAATATACGTTCACCATTGGGGATACCTCCCACTTTGATGAGTACTTGAAGGGCGGGGAGTGCACGCAGGTGAAGAGCCACCTCCGGATGGACTTCCAGCCGTATGAGTTTGTCTGCGCAACGCCCCTGTcgtgggaagcggcgggggaaGGGAAAGCGGCAGGGGAGGCGACCACCGGGGAAGTTCCAACGGGGAGCTGCTCTCCCGTGCCGGACGGCGAAACAATCTACGAGGACGTGCCCTCCCCCCAGAGCTTCCTCATCTCCGACTACGCCAAGTGGGACATGAGCAACCAGCTGCACTACGCCATCCAGGCGCTGAAGAAGCACGAAGAAGCGAATGGCAACGTGTTGCCAGAGAatcaggaggaggaggcctTCGAAAAGGTGTTTCAAATTGCCGTTCAGCTGAACGAGGCGGACAAGCAATCGAAGAAGACGTACGCCGTggaggaggtgaagaaggaggtgGTGGTGAACGTGGCCAAGTACTGCACGGCGCACCTCGCGCCAGTGGCCTCCTTCTTTGGAGGGCTGCTGGCCCAGGAGGTGATAAAATTTACGGGCAAGTACATGCCGATATATCAGCTGCTCTACGTGGACTTCTTCGAGTGCATTTCGCTGGGGGTGGGTGAGACCACAGATGTGAAGGATGGCGTTGCTAGCGGCAACACCGCGAAGGACACCGCCAAGGACACCAAGCAGAATGGCAAAAACGATAACATCATCTGCGTGTTCGGGGAGGCCTTCCAGAAGCGGCTGAACGAGCTGCACGTGTTCCTGGTGGGGTCGGGCGCGCTGGGGTGCGAGTACGCCAAGCTGTTCTCCCTGCTGGACATGTGCACGGCGAAGGAGGAGGGCAAGCTGACCATCACAGATAACGACAGCATAGAAGTGTCCAACCTGAATAGGCAGTTCCTCTTTAGGAGGGAAAATGTGGGAAAGTCAAAATCGCTAGTCGCATCTGGCAttataaagaagaagaacccaAATATGAATGTAGAATCGCTGGAGACCAAAGTGGGGCCAGAAAATGAACACATATTTAACGAGTCCTTTTGGACCAAACAGCACATGGTTGTGAATGCCCTGGACAACATTCAAGCGAGACAGTACGTAGATAATAAGTGCGTTTGGTATTCTAAGCCCCTGTTTGAGTCCGGCACGTTGGGCACCAAGGGAAATGTCCAAATCATTCTGCCCTTCCTAACCCAATCGTATAACGATAGCTATGACCCCCCAGAAGACTCAATCCCCCTGTGCACGCTGAAGCATTTCCCCTACGACATTGTGCATACCATTGAGTACGCAAGGGATATTTTCCAGGGCCTCTTTTACAATACCCCGTTAAGCCTTCAAGAATTTTTAAGCGATAAAAAGGGGTACGTTAAGaaagtggaagaggaggGGAACAACGCATCCCTCTTGGAGACGTTGCAAAATGTGCTGACCACTCTAAAGGAGGTGTCCAAAGAGACTAACTTTACATTTTGCGTGAAAAAGGCAGTAGATCTGTTCTACGccaattttattaatcaAATTAACCAGCTGCTGTACTCTTTCCCATTGGACTACAAGCTAGCCAGTGGAGAGTTCTTCTGGGTTGGTCAGAAGAAACCTCCTCAAGTTATCCCCTTCGATTTGAACAACGAATTTGTACAGGAGTTCCTCTTCTCCACGGCTAATCTCTTCGCGCAGGTTTATAACATCCCGCAATGCTACGATTTGAAGCACATCTTAGAtgtagctagccaaattgaAGTGAAGCCCTTCCAGCCAAAGAGAGTGAAAGTCAAAATGGACGAAAAAAACCTTAACAACATTTCCATCTCCTTTCTTGATGATGAGAAGATAATGCAGGACTTTTGCAAAGAGCTGCTCCACATAGAATGTGCAAATGTGAAGGTCTCTCCAATTGAATTTGATAAGGATGAGGAGACCAACATGCATGTGAATTTCATTTACGCCTTTGCTAACTTGAGGGCTATTAACTACAAAATTGAGACCTGCGATAAGCTGAAGGCGAAGCTAGTTGCTGGGAAAATCATCCCCGCGCTGGCCACCACCACGTCTATCATTACAGGCTTGGTGGGAATCGAATTGCTAAAGTATGTTAACTACTATGGGTACTTCCAGACGTACGTCAAGGCAAcggaggaggagaggaaaCAGATGAAGGACCTCCTCTCGTATTTTAAGAACGCCTTTATTAACTCCGCCCTGccgctcttcctcttctcggAGCCCATGCCCCCCATCAAGATGCGCGACAAGGAGTACGACGAGCTCATGAAGGGCCCCATCCGGGCCATCCCCAACGGGTTCACCTCCTGGGACAAGATACAAGTGCAGATAG AGAACGGAACCATCAAGAACCTGATCGACCACATCGGCGAGCAGTTCGGCGTCGAAGTGAACCTGATTTCCGTGGGGAACGCCTGCCTGTACAACTGCTATCTGCCCGCGCACAACAAGGAGCGCCTCAACAAGCCCATCCACGAGATCTACGCGGAGATCACGAAGCAGAAGCTGCTCGACGACAAGAACTACATCGTGGTGGAGGCCAGCTGCAGTGACCAGGACCTCGTCGATGTACTCATACCCTCCATTAAGTTTATCTACAAGTGA
- a CDS encoding hypothetical protein, conserved (encoded by transcript PVX_123925A) — protein MMKHLTFHFEEECNEIMVRLGNFLQVSPHLLFKDVCVKLNKLFTNLYTYDNENVPFATTQHTLNVTDDVIKHNKFKIYCVLGLKVLRIFLIKYLRSLRLCIPVEVRKRYILDFLKIGYLSKVYESRYGLIEFPVFERLSQKLKAKLLYFYIALKPQDVSNVLIKIFKAANYKDENELLYRYVYTSRFTSRGGKRFHKILSKEYLQLYEKEKLVRRHRCEDDLLWVRFFSLLKLHNPEVVGEKKLLKQTYRLVFSKMGFSNDGLVRLFERRGFRIFGAAEGGLNTPNGLSTPNGPSTPNGPSTPNGLSTPNGPSTPNGLSTPDAPPSRTTREKVQIGGQRKAQLLSYLGNLKTFISNYIRWKKSIHHSFHVLKTNVDVPRDPLHDEAVTPRTNVFHAARCSDPDGGASPSSPPGDVELYCKTVMNNTVDLILDVMIEAAGFRDMATLFGIYSSLKGSKDFKLVHFRGKF, from the coding sequence ATGATGAAGCACCTGACGTTTCACTTTGAAGAGGAGTGCAACGAAATCATGGTGAGGCTGGGAAACTTCCTACAAGTATCCCCCCATCTGTTATTTAAAGACGTGTGTGTAAAACTGAACAAGCTGTTTACCAATCTGTATACATATGATAATGAAAACGTCCCCTTCGCCACGACGCAACATACACTGAATGTAACAGACGACGTCATCAAAcataacaaatttaaaatttactgCGTCCTCGGATTGAAGGTGTTGCGAATTTTCCTCATCAAATATTTGAGGAGCTTACGATTATGCATCCCCGTGGAGGTCAGAAAAAGATACATTCTagattttctaaaaattgGATATTTGTCTAAAGTATATGAGTCGAGGTATGGCCTCATTGAGTTCCCCGTGTTTGAGCGGCTATCTCAGAAGCTGAAGGCCAAGCTGCTTTACTTCTACATAGCTTTAAAACCGCAAGACGTTTCAAATGtgctcataaaaatttttaaagcggCCAACTATAAGGATGAAAATGAGCTACTATACAGGTATGTTTACACCTCCAGGTTTACctcaagggggggaaagagaTTTCATAAAATTCTGTCCAAGGAGTACCTTCAATTATATGAGAAAGAGAAACTGGTGAGGAGGCACCGTTGTGAGGATGACTTGCTGTGGgttcgttttttctcccttctgAAGTTGCACAACCCGGAGGtggtgggggagaagaagctgctgaaGCAGACCTACCGCCTCGTCTTCAGCAAAATGGGCTTCTCGAACGACGGGCTGGTCCGCCTCTTCGAGCGGCGCGGCTTTCGCATCTTTGGCGCCGCGGAAGGTGGGCTAAACACACCAAACGGGCTGAGCACACCAAACGGGCCGAGCACACCAAACGGGCCGAGCACACCAAACGGGCTGAGCACACCAAACGGGCCGAGCACACCAAACGGGCTGAGCACACCCGACGCCCCCCCCTCGCGCACCACCCGGGAGAAAGTCCAAATCGGCGGCCAGCGAAAGGCGCAACTGCTCAGCTACCTCGGCAACCTCAAAACGTTCATTTCTAACTACATTCGCTGGAAGAAGAGCATACACCACAGCTTCCACGTGCTGAAGACCAATGTGGACGTTCCTAGGGATCCCCTGCACGACGAGGCAGTGACTCCGCGCACGAACGTGTTTCACGCAGCTCGGTGTAGCGACCCAGATGGGGGCGCCtccccttcctcccccccgggggacgTCGAACTCTACTGCAAAACCGTCATGAACAACACGGTCGATTTAATCCTCGACGTTATGATCGAGGCCGCGGGGTTCCGCGACATGGCAACCCTCTTCGGCATATACAGCTCGCTCAAGGGGAGCAAGGACTTCAAGCTGGTCCACTTCAGGGGGAAATTTTGA
- a CDS encoding hypothetical protein, conserved (encoded by transcript PVX_123930A), with protein sequence MNGGALALCAQRRFLSVYNFFICVRKGGEATLVKDIKQRYVREVTKYQAQKRNPEEQKKEKNKKEKHLVRLGKCSGGVQIKCSPSLIYLLSLKCGYVESIWLNVAKNASCTSLVCLEEIIRKIPWEHYISPNHLEDIPLKVTSRKSKLFDVANIGRAVRGRLNEFVSSYRGGHLTGERSPSPDACLVTPLLEDPPPGEHINKANEENPNERTHQNGWNLLSVHIEDNLCNVDIKFTGKLSPRFYQYCHVDDLNGVANYSKCDNLNFTSLFSRDQPIGDEQIKSIVKENVPFWSIFEEKKKIQLSGERGPSGGETHHYYKYSYFGDALKRDSPDRLTSAREVAPPGENNYVNSHPNGKSGSPYVGDLSNEGEVAGEKCTHENPPRGEEPPKMVTHNIEEERGKNKNHPAEANPTSALGLPPIESERVVNYLRDMEMKRMNHHNNSFFLSDDCYDAASCIYSLAVQKCLKNQKNVKLIWDPFCSNGNIIFELLFYFLRMPIYTDQQILPFMNLKIYDQQEFLQIYRYLLDNPEGAQNHQVQLVGTDSRGIMIAQCKKNLVRCALYYKDVFKKVQQNKRCAYRGSSTDEADCSTSSHGSYLSRNSFLGGALRDQVMDEHAAEQEEEDGEVDVTGGSGAPPFDEAAERSYARDMDALRRVEAASWGAASSGATSSEQPHQKQPLPKQPYQKQPYQKQPHQKQPHQKQPLPKQPHQKLPLPKQPRR encoded by the exons ATGAACGGCGGCGCGCTCGCGCTGTGCGCCCAAAGGAGGTTCCTGAGCGTGTACAACTTTTTCATCTGTGTGAGGAAGGGCGGGGAGGCCACGCTGGTCAAAGATATCAAGCAGCGCTACGTGAGGGAAGTCACCAAATATCAAGCGCAGAAAAGGAACCccgaggaacaaaaaaaggaaaaaaacaaaaaagaaaagcattTAGTTCGATTAGGCAAATGCAGTGGAGGGGTACAAATTAAATGTTCCCCTTCGCTCATTTATTTGCTATCATTAAAATGTGGGTATGTCGAAAGCATATGGCTGAACGTTGCGAAGAATGCCTCCTGCACTTCCTTGGTCTGCCTGGAAGAGATAATCAGAAAGATCCCTTGGGAGCATTACATCTCCCCAAACCATTTGGAGGACATCCCGTTGAAGGTCACTTCGCGAAAGTCGAAGCTGTTTGACGTTGCGAATATTGGACGTGCCGTACGTGGGCGATTAAATGAGTTCGTTAGCTCATACAGAGGCGGCCACCTCACAGGAGAGCGATCCCCCTCGCCAGACGCATGTCTGGTAACCCCCCTCttggaggacccccccccgGGTGAACACATAAACAAAGCGAATGAGGAAAATCCAAACGAAAGGACCCACCAAAATGGATGGAATTTATTATCCGTTCATATTGAAGATAACCTATGCAATGTGGACATCAAATTTACGGGCAAATTGTCCCCTCGATTTTACCAGTACTGTCATGTGGACGATCTAAACGGTGTGGCCAACTACAGCAAATGCGACAATTTGAATTTCACTTCGCTCTTTAGTAGAGACCAACCCATTGGTGATGAACAGATAAAGAGCATCGTCAAGGAGAACGTCCCCTTTTGGTCcatttttgaggaaaaaaaaaaaattcaactAAGTGGTGAAAGGGGCCCATCTGGGGGGGAGACACACCACTATTATAAGTACAGCTATTTTGGGGATGCCCTCAAGAGGGACTCACCAGACCGTCTGACCTCTGCCAGAGAGGTGGCACCACCAGGGGAGAACAACTACGTTAATAGTcacccaaatgggaagagtGGTAGCCCCTACGTGGGTGACCTTTCCAATGAGGGAGAAGTTGCAGGGGAGAAATGCACTCATGAGaaccccccccggggagaggaaccccccaaaatggtaaCCCACAACATTGAGGAAGagagagggaaaaataagaacCACCCTGCTGAAGCAAACCCAACGAGTGCACTCGGCCTACCACCCATCGAGAGCGAACGTGTGGTGAACTACCTACGCGACATGgaaatgaagaggatgaaCCATCACAACAACAGTTTCTTTTTAAGTGACGACTGCTACGACGCAGCTAGCTGTATATATTCGCTAGCTGTGCAAAAGTGTCTAAAGAATCAGAAGAATGTAAAACTCATTTGGGACCCCTTCTGCTCCAATGGCAACATCATCTTCGAGttgttgttttattttcttcgcATGCCAATTTATACCGACCAGCAAATTTTACCCTTCAtgaatttgaaaatatatgacCAGCAAGAGTTTCTGCAAATCTATCGGTACCTTTTGGACAACCCAGAGGGTGCACAGAACCACCAGGTGCAGTTAGTCGGCACCGACAGTCGGGGCATTATGATTGCTCAGTGTAAAAAGAACCTAGTCAGGTGTGCATTATACTATAAAGACGTTTTTAAGAAGGTGCAGCAGAATAAAAGGTGTGCCTATCGGGGCAGTTCTACGGACGAAGCGGACTGctccacttcttcacatGGTAGTTACTTGAGtagaaattcatttttaggAGGCGCGCTGAGGGACCAGGTGATGGATGAACATGCGGCGgagcaggaggaagaggacggCGAGGTGGACGTGACGGGTGGGAGTGGCGCTCCTCCCTTTGAtgaagcggcggagcggaGTTACGCGCGAGACATGGACGCGCTGCGCAGGGTGGAAGCGGCCTCATGGGGAGCAGCTTCATCGGGAGCAACCTCTTCCGAA CAACCTCATCAGAAGCAACCTCTTCCGAAGCAACCTTATCAGAAGCAACCTTATCAGAAGCAACCTCATCAGAAGCAACCTCATCAGAAGCAACCTCTTCCAAAGCAACCTCATCAGAAGCTACCCCTTCCAAAGCAACCCCGTCGGTAA
- a CDS encoding hydrolase, putative (encoded by transcript PVX_123935A), whose amino-acid sequence MMTPARASHKNVYIQKKYRELLKYKESDECLNDLLQRNSVKLIAIDIDGTLADDDSKISDENLNAIEVAKRLGIKVILATGKLHNFAMRMFTQKQKDTYEIEKMDGVYSHGAYLNIRGVDYVYRKFNMIDIEFILFALSSHNALKNAIFVTPNVVYVFNDDPEFKKQYAVSELGADSPVNASSVKSLDKRHNAVLLTNVKDILMIGDIVSIEIYEKIHPEQEPFKELHTEVFPELENRFKIYVPPNKEKLVLSPINTSKIQTIQLYAQFYDIPLNHILSIGNDNNDLEMLASTGYSVVVKGSTKPALKVARCISTKTNNENAVANIIFKVITGRHF is encoded by the exons ATGATGACCCCCGCGAGAGC CTcccacaaaaatgtgtacattcAGAAGAAGTACCGAGAGCTGCTAAAGTACAAGGAGTCCGATGAGTGCCTAAACGACTTGTTACAGAGGAACTCGGTGAAGCTAATCGCCATCGACATTGATGGGACGCTTGCCGATGACGACAGCAAGATAAGTGACGAAAATTTGAATGCGATTGAGGTGGCGAAGCGACTGGGTATTAAAGTCATCCTAGCAACTGGCAAATTGCACAACTTTGCCATGAGGATGTTTACACAGAAGCAGAAGGATACCTACGAAATAGAGAAAATGGATGGAGTGTACTCTCATGGAGCGTACCTAAACATCAGAGGAGTAGATTACGTATATAGGAAATTTAACATGATTGATATAGAGTTCATTCTCTTCGCTTTGTCCTCCCACAACGCTTTGAAGAATGCCATTTTTGTAACTCCCAATGTGGTGTACGTGTTTAATGATGACCCAGAGTTTAAGAAGCAGTATGCTGTTTCTGAATTGGGTGCAGATTCACCAGTGAATGCGAGTAGTGTGAAGTCTCTAGACAAACGTCACAATGCCGTTTTGCTAACCAACGTAAAGGATATCCTTATGATTGGAGATATCGTCTCCATCGAAATTTATGAAAAGATCCACCCGGAGCAGGAGCCATTTAAGGAGCTGCACACGGAGGTGTTCCCCGAGCTGGAAAATCGATTTAAAATTTACGTCCCTCCCAATAAGGAGAAGCTTGTACTCTCCCCCATCAACACGTCTAAGATACAGACCATTCAGCTGTACGCGCAATTCTACGACATTCCTTTGAACCACATTTTGTCTATCGGCAACGATAACAACGATTTGGAGATGCTGGCGTCCACCGGGTACTCCGTGGTGGTGAAGGGCTCCACCAAGCCCGCGCTGAAGGTCGCCCGCTGCATCAGCACCAAGACGAACAACGAGAACGCGGTGGCCAACATCATCTTCAAGGTCATCACGGGCAGGCACTTCTAG
- a CDS encoding hypothetical protein (encoded by transcript PVX_123940A), giving the protein MNGQAKSGQGRRASPTRVERATDGEAEKKEFCLFYICELLNVIYSTYKSGKPMYVHFVCSKEQGGDSEGESEREGGTGEGGRGGSGRSGSGRSGSGSKGESGRSGSGSKGESGRSGSGSKGESGRSGSGSKGESGRSGSGSKGESGRSGSGSKGESGRSGSGSKGESGRSGSGSKGESGRSGSGSKGESGRSGSGSKGESGRSGSGSKGESGRSGSGSKHEDTNTDEGTHKRDGAHTRGGRNAAGRNGFHYTPKSVLEQYFPDHFKDVHFLCAHYAMWANQPSGGDSRGDSPPRANSNDAASKQKRRGFTESGAEQANAAYRKEEETMTTTTTTNTTNTTNTTTFYFIFTFYMQPNFLWEEINIPIFHDRGYIECRFECVSNLMKLTDVGNLAARVKLGTSNQTLIQCIRGGEGSAYEGVLNGGNPDRDLLNGGLLNGGLLNGGLLNGGNADRSLPNGGNPDRSLLNGANSTNRRRGDVHLLPFFISSHFLRKNCQVCLTRVISFNDRGVYCKRDQGDDLPVQLLLLVRKRLYKRLKSIEREAALVCHLRRRETKGGNYPRGDYPKGEYPKGDSAKFLLPKEGPRKKSSDISASIRSDENSDGAARTSGSRRGDLQVDRPKGKHARDNLAGVDYDEIQKLISCAETIFKRKISDQQLEKLLLRMRSRRNSQGEATRGSLSHLASAANLANIANFSNVANVAKVANLSSAANLANLANLATPEGGLSPSRGNFPTDEAMDGHLGLDDYYEFVRSSKSELKNTLRDPWQLGIDVNKTSKKNKFV; this is encoded by the coding sequence ATGAACGGACAGGCGAAAAGCGGGCAGGGGAGGCGGGCGAGCCCCACCAGGGTCGAGCGAGCCACGGACGGAGAGGCGGAAAAGAAAGAGTTCTGCCTCTTCTACATCTGCGAGCTGCTCAACGTGATTTACTCAACCTACAAAAGCGGCAAGCCCATGTACGTGCATTTTGTGTGTTCCAAGGAGCAAGGGGGCGACAGCGAGGGGGAGAGCGAGCGGGAAGGCGGCACAGGAGAAGGCGGCAGAGGTGGAAGCGgtagaagtggaagcggtagaagtggaagcggtagcaaaggagaaagcggcagaagtggaagcggtagcaaaggagaaagcggcagaagtggaagcggtagcaaaggagaaagcggcagaagtggaagcggtagcaaaggagaaagcggcagaagtggaagcggtagcaaaggagaaagcggcagaagtggaagcggtagcaaaggagaaagcggcagaagtggaagcggtagcaaaggagaaagcggcagaagtggaagcggtagcaaaggagaaagcggcagaagtggaagcggtagcaaaggagaaagcggcagaagtggaagcggtagcaaaggagaaagcggcagaagtggaagcggtagcaaaggagaaagcggcagaagtggaagcggtagCAAACATGAGGATACAAACACAGATGAAGGAACACACAAACGTGATGGTGCACACACACGCGGAGGCAGAAACGCCGCCGGGAGGAACGGCTTCCACTACACCCCCAAGTCGGTGCTGGAGCAGTACTTCCCCGACCACTTTAAGGACGTGCATTTCCTCTGTGCCCATTATGCCATGTGGGCCAATCAGCCAAGCGGTGGGGACAGCAGAGGGGATTCGCCCCCCAGGGCCAACTCCAACGATGCGGcaagcaaacaaaaaagaaggggctTCACCGAAAGTGGTGCTGAGCAAGCGAACGCAGCTTATcgaaaggaggaggaaacgATGACGACCACTACCACCACCAACACCACCAACACCACCAACACCACGACCTTCTATTTCATCTTCACCTTCTACATGCAGCCGAACTTTTTATGGGAAGAAATTAACATCCCCATATTTCACGATCGGGGCTACATAGAGTGCAGATTCGAGTGCGTTAGCAACTTGATGAAGCTGACTGACGTGGGGAATTTGGCCGCCCGCGTTAAGTTGGGCACCAGCAATCAGACGCTCATTCAGTGCATTCGGGGGGGCGAGGGAAGTGCATACGAAGGTGTGCTCAACGGGGGCAACCCAGATAGGGACCTTCTCAATGGGGGTCTCCTCAATGGGGGCCTCCTCAATGGGGGCCTCCTCAATGGAGGTAACGCAGATAGAAGCCTCCCCAACGGGGGCAACCCAGATAGGAGCCTCCTCAATGGAGCCAACTCCACCAACCGGCGAAGGGGAGATGTGcacctcctcccctttttcatctCGAGCCACTTCTTACGCAAAAATTGCCAAGTGTGCCTCACCAGAGTGATCAGCTTTAACGATAGGGGGGTGTACTGCAAGAGGGACCAGGGGGACGACCTCCCTGTgcagctgctcctcctcgttCGGAAGAGGCTCTATAAAAGGTTGAAGAGTATAGAGAGGGAGGCCGCCCTGGTGTGCCACCTGAGGAGGAGGGAGACGAAGGGGGGCAACTACCCAAGGGGGGACTACCCAAAGGGAGAGTACCCAAAGGGGGACTCGGCCAAGTTCCTTCTCCCCAAAGAGGGCCCACGGAAGAAGAGCTCAGACATTTCTGCCTCCATCCGAAGTGACGAAAATTCAGACGGCGCCGCCCGAACGAGTGGCAGCAGGAGAGGGGACCTCCAAGTCGATCGCCCCAAGGGAAAGCACGCGAGGGACAACCTGGCGGGGGTCGACTACGATGAGATTCAAAAGCTGATCAGTTGCGCAGAAACGATTTTCAAGAGGAAGATCTCCGACCAGCAGCTGGAGAAGTTGCTCCTGCGGATGCGCAGCAGGAGGAATTCCCAGGGTGAGGCAACTCGGGGGAGTCTCTCCCACCTGGCCAGCGCCGCTAACCTCGCCAACATCGCAAACTTCTCGAACGTGGCGAACGTGGCCAAGGTGGCCAACCTCTCCAGTGCCGCCAATCTGGCCAACCTGGCCAACCTGGCCACGCCTGAGGGGGGCCTCTCACCCAGCAGGGGGAACTTCCCAACGGACGAAGCCATGGACGGGCACCTGGGCCTGGACGACTACTACGAATTCGTTCGCTCCAGCAaaagtgaattaaaaaacacGTTGCGAGATCCGTGGCAGCTCGGCATTGATGTTAACAAGACGagcaaaaagaacaaatttgtCTAA